A region from the Salicibibacter cibarius genome encodes:
- a CDS encoding APC family permease: MASRKGKFKKVLNNWDVFLLSFGAMIGWGWVVMSGTWITSAGSLGAALAFVIGGVLVVFVGLTYAELSSAMPFVGGEHVYVERALGNKSTFIASWAITFGYVSVIAFEAVALPTVITYLFPNYEVGYMWTIAGWDVYLSWVIVGMVGSIIMAGINYFGVKPAAKVQIILTLSIFIVGIMLITGSGFGGSVANMEPFFVDGAGGIMAVLVLVPFLFVGFDVIPQAAEEANIEPRKIGKLLILSVVAAILFYIGVTFAVSLALPAASLEGSELATADAMGAAFGSPVFANVLILGGVAGILTSWNAFIVGATRIIYAMAESRMLPSWFSKIHPKYGTPSNAIIFIAVLSVVSPLLGEPALDWFATAGGLGIVVAYFLVAISFVILRRREPEMERPYRAGNSQFIGFTAIVMSFGFIVLYMPGMPSALFNIEWIIVFGWSLLGLVFYLNFLRQKG; this comes from the coding sequence ATGGCAAGCCGAAAAGGAAAATTCAAAAAAGTATTAAACAACTGGGATGTGTTTCTACTATCCTTTGGTGCCATGATCGGTTGGGGATGGGTGGTTATGTCGGGGACATGGATCACCTCGGCAGGATCTCTTGGTGCAGCACTTGCTTTTGTGATAGGCGGAGTTCTCGTCGTATTCGTTGGCTTAACTTATGCTGAACTCTCATCCGCGATGCCTTTTGTAGGTGGAGAACATGTCTATGTGGAACGTGCACTTGGAAATAAATCAACTTTTATCGCTTCCTGGGCGATTACTTTCGGTTATGTATCGGTCATTGCGTTTGAGGCCGTTGCATTGCCAACGGTGATCACATATTTATTTCCAAACTATGAAGTCGGATACATGTGGACCATCGCCGGTTGGGATGTTTACCTTTCATGGGTCATCGTAGGGATGGTCGGGTCAATCATCATGGCAGGGATCAATTATTTCGGCGTTAAACCGGCTGCGAAAGTACAAATAATTTTAACCTTGAGTATCTTTATTGTGGGAATTATGCTTATTACAGGCTCCGGTTTTGGTGGAAGTGTTGCAAACATGGAACCCTTTTTCGTAGATGGTGCAGGTGGTATTATGGCTGTGCTCGTTTTGGTGCCTTTTTTATTCGTCGGCTTTGACGTCATCCCACAAGCGGCTGAAGAAGCGAATATTGAACCGCGCAAAATAGGGAAACTCCTCATATTATCGGTCGTAGCCGCTATTCTCTTTTATATTGGTGTGACGTTCGCTGTTAGTTTAGCGTTACCGGCAGCGTCATTAGAAGGCTCTGAATTGGCAACGGCAGATGCGATGGGAGCCGCATTTGGGTCTCCGGTGTTTGCCAATGTTCTTATTCTGGGCGGAGTTGCCGGGATTTTAACGAGCTGGAATGCGTTTATCGTCGGAGCCACAAGAATCATCTATGCCATGGCTGAGTCAAGAATGTTACCGTCATGGTTTAGCAAAATTCATCCCAAATATGGAACGCCATCGAATGCTATTATTTTTATTGCAGTATTGTCAGTCGTTAGCCCGCTGCTTGGAGAACCGGCTTTGGACTGGTTTGCAACTGCAGGTGGACTTGGCATTGTGGTTGCTTATTTCTTGGTAGCGATCTCATTCGTAATCTTACGTCGCCGGGAGCCAGAGATGGAAAGGCCATACCGAGCTGGGAACAGTCAATTTATTGGATTTACGGCAATTGTTATGAGTTTTGGGTTCATTGTTCTTTATATGCCCG